One part of the Anopheles merus strain MAF chromosome 3L, AmerM5.1, whole genome shotgun sequence genome encodes these proteins:
- the LOC121600169 gene encoding probable insulin-like peptide 3 isoform X2 translates to MPTKGSRHLLLVVSCGAALLLLLVLLSVSGVDGSLQYVESNSQRKAHYCGAKLSDTLAKLCNRFNGFRKKSENQLMTLAGLEPHQLLDELEHDIERLHTLNDRSADMIYQALVTLQHLNTHEEHNFHRVRRQVVAECCYQSCTLDTLKSYCAD, encoded by the exons ATGCCAACGAAGGGTAGCCGGCATCTACTGCTGGTGGTGTCCTGTGGGGCCGccttgctgctactgctcgtTCTGCTCTCCGTATCGGGAGTCGACGGATCGCTCCAGTACGTTGAGTCCAACTCACAGCGGAAGGCTCACTACTGTGGCGCTAAACTGAGCGATACGTTGGCTAAGCTTTGCAACAGATTCAATGGATTCCGCAAAAAGTCCG AGAATCAACTGATGACCCTTGCGGGATTGGAACCACACCAACTACTGGATGAGCTAGAGCACGACATTGAACGGCTCCACACACTGAACGATCGTTCGGCGGACATGATCTACCAGGCGCTGGTGACGCTGCAGCATCTGAACACGCACGAGGAGCACAATTTCCACCGCGTACGGCGTCAGGTGGTGGCCGAATGTTGCTACCAAAGCTGCACGCTGGACACGCTGAAAAGCTACTGCGCCGACTAA